TCAGAAAATCGTCATGCAACTCTAAGGACATCCGCACATTTTCTCTTGCTGTTAAAAAAGTCATCAAGTTATGAGCCTGGAAAATATAGCCAATTTGGCGGCGAAGTTTAGTTAATTGCAGCTTTTTAGCGCCACGAATTTCCTCTCCTAAAATTTTGAGACTACCTTCTTGAGCAGAACGCAATCCACCCATTAAGGTTAACAAGGTGGTTTTCCCCGATCCAGAGGGGCCAGTCATAATAACGATTTCCCCAGCCTTAATCTCCAAATTAATATCAAATAAGACTTGTTTTAGAAGCGCACCTTCACCAAAGTAGTGGTTGAGGTTACTAATAGAAATTACAGATTCTAAAACAGAAAGTGTTGAGTTGGAATTTTCTGGTAAAGATTTTTGCAACATTATGATTTTATAAAGTATTGGGTATAGAGAAATAATTCTTGTAGAGACACGATTCATCGCATCTAAAAAACATCGGCAGGATCAGCAGATCGTAACTTCCGCATTGCGATCGCCCCAGAAACACTACACATAATCACGGTTAAAATCCAAACCTGGATCGCCCGTTCTATTTTCATAAAAATAGGAAGCATCGTCGCAGCGTAGGTAACTTGATACAACCCAAAAGAAAGGAAGAATCCAGGCAGAAAACCTAAGATAGCCAATAACAATGCTTCTTGAATTAGAACTCCTAAAAGATAGTTATCGGTGTATCCCATTGCTTTGAGGGTGGCATATTCTGGCAAGTGGTCAGAAACATCCGAGTAAAGGATTTGGTAGACAATCACGATGCCAACAATAAACCCAACTCCTGTACCTAAACCGAAGATAAAACCAATGCCAGTACCGGCTTCCCAGTAAGTTCTCTCGACTTTGGCAAACTCTTCTGGAGTGAGGACTCTGACATCTTTAGGTAGTCCATTGACAAGTTGCGATCGCACTTTTTCTGTATCGGCATCAGATTTAAGCGTAATCAATCCAACTTCGATGCGATCGGGTTTACGTTCTGGGAATAGCTGGAGAAAAGTAGAGTCACTGGTGATCACATTCCCATCGGCAGCAAAGGAAGCACCATCAGTAAACAAGCCCTTAACAAAGACGGCTTTACTATTCAGTTCCGTGTCAAATTTGCCTGTTTTCTTAAAGATATCGCCAACTGCCCCGTATTCTGGACGACCTGCCTGGTCAAATATAACTTGATACAACTGTTTAAGGTGATC
This portion of the Nostoc sp. GT001 genome encodes:
- a CDS encoding DevA family ABC transporter ATP-binding protein, translating into MLQKSLPENSNSTLSVLESVISISNLNHYFGEGALLKQVLFDINLEIKAGEIVIMTGPSGSGKTTLLTLMGGLRSAQEGSLKILGEEIRGAKKLQLTKLRRQIGYIFQAHNLMTFLTARENVRMSLELHDDFLNQDIDAKAIAILETVGLGDRIDYYPEKLSGGQKQRVAIARALVSHPKIVLADEPTAALDKKSGRDVVEIMQKLAKEQGCTILLVTHDNRILDIADRIIYMEDGQLKTDGVDSITTSK
- the devC gene encoding ABC transporter permease DevC, with amino-acid sequence MFSKLFRKTPLAWRQLMKEKTRLAVAVAGITFADMLMFIQLGFESALFDAAVKPHRNLQADLVLISPQFQTLFSVKNFSRERLYQTLAYEGVQSVNSVYISTGQWRNPETRLERAILVWGVDPAQSPFKSSEIKQNQDHLKQLYQVIFDQAGRPEYGAVGDIFKKTGKFDTELNSKAVFVKGLFTDGASFAADGNVITSDSTFLQLFPERKPDRIEVGLITLKSDADTEKVRSQLVNGLPKDVRVLTPEEFAKVERTYWEAGTGIGFIFGLGTGVGFIVGIVIVYQILYSDVSDHLPEYATLKAMGYTDNYLLGVLIQEALLLAILGFLPGFFLSFGLYQVTYAATMLPIFMKIERAIQVWILTVIMCSVSGAIAMRKLRSADPADVF